One segment of Burkholderiaceae bacterium DAT-1 DNA contains the following:
- a CDS encoding ABC transporter ATP-binding protein/permease, with translation MSAPVASPPRNDMNTLRTLLPYLLQYKWRVLLALTCLVSAKLANFGVPLVLKGIVDHLTPSASQQLGVQLAVPVLLIAAYGGLRLATTAFGELRDAVFAKVSQGAIRRIALEVFQHLHRLSLRFHLNRQTGGVTRDIERGTRGISSLLGLTLFNILPTLVEITLVTGYLISRYDWPFAAITLVTIAIYIVFTLSVTEWRTKTRRAMNEMDSKANVKAVDALINFETVKYFGNERYEAQRYDESLSRWEVAAVKNEIGLAILNTGQSAIIAFGVTGLVWLAASGVAHGKMTLGDLVLVNAFLIQLYAPLNFLGMVYREIKQSLTDMEKMFSLLKQTEEVQDKPDAQTLATDRAAIRFNNVQFGYDPSRTILHGVDFEVPAGQTVAVVGSSGAGKSTLSRLLFRFYDVSSGSIEINGIDIRNLSQESLRGHIGIVPQDTVLFNDSIAYNIGYGKPGSSQDQIREAARSAHILEFVEKLPDGWDTTVGERGLKLSGGEKQRVAIARTILKNPPILVFDEATSALDSRTEKAIQAELAHIAQNRTTLIIAHRLSTIVDAHQILVMADGRIVERGTHEELLARDGEYARMWALQQSEQAGE, from the coding sequence ATGAGCGCACCTGTCGCGAGTCCGCCACGCAATGACATGAATACACTGCGTACGCTGCTGCCGTATCTGTTGCAATACAAATGGCGGGTGCTTCTGGCATTGACCTGTCTGGTGTCGGCAAAGTTAGCCAATTTTGGTGTGCCGCTGGTGCTGAAAGGGATCGTGGATCACCTGACACCTTCTGCCAGCCAGCAATTGGGCGTGCAGTTGGCCGTGCCGGTACTACTGATTGCAGCTTACGGCGGGCTACGACTAGCCACCACAGCCTTTGGCGAGCTGCGTGATGCCGTGTTTGCCAAAGTCTCGCAGGGGGCGATTCGTCGTATCGCACTGGAAGTGTTCCAGCATCTGCATCGCCTAAGTTTGCGCTTTCATCTGAACCGGCAAACCGGCGGTGTCACCCGTGATATTGAACGCGGCACACGGGGTATCTCATCACTACTCGGCCTGACGCTTTTCAATATTCTGCCCACACTTGTCGAAATCACATTGGTCACCGGCTATTTGATCTCGCGTTATGACTGGCCGTTTGCTGCAATCACACTGGTGACGATCGCGATCTACATCGTCTTTACCCTGAGCGTGACCGAGTGGCGCACCAAAACCCGCCGCGCCATGAATGAAATGGATTCCAAGGCCAACGTGAAGGCGGTGGACGCGCTGATCAATTTCGAAACGGTGAAATATTTCGGCAACGAACGCTATGAAGCGCAACGCTACGACGAAAGCCTGTCACGCTGGGAAGTAGCGGCGGTCAAAAACGAAATCGGTCTGGCGATTCTCAATACCGGACAATCAGCCATCATCGCGTTTGGGGTGACAGGGCTCGTGTGGCTGGCCGCAAGTGGTGTGGCGCATGGCAAGATGACGCTGGGTGATCTGGTACTGGTGAATGCCTTCCTGATCCAGCTCTATGCACCGCTGAATTTCCTCGGCATGGTGTACCGCGAGATCAAGCAATCGCTCACCGATATGGAGAAGATGTTCTCCCTGCTCAAGCAAACGGAGGAAGTACAGGACAAGCCGGATGCACAGACGCTGGCCACCGACCGTGCCGCCATCCGCTTCAACAATGTGCAGTTTGGCTATGACCCGAGTCGCACCATTCTGCATGGCGTCGATTTTGAAGTGCCGGCCGGGCAGACGGTGGCCGTAGTGGGGAGTTCGGGCGCGGGCAAATCCACGCTGTCGCGCCTGCTGTTCCGCTTCTACGATGTATCTTCAGGTAGTATCGAGATCAATGGCATCGATATCCGCAATCTGAGTCAGGAAAGCCTGCGCGGCCACATCGGCATCGTGCCGCAGGATACCGTGCTGTTTAATGACTCGATTGCCTACAATATTGGCTACGGCAAGCCCGGCTCCAGTCAGGATCAGATCCGCGAGGCTGCGCGCTCGGCGCATATTCTGGAATTCGTGGAAAAGCTGCCGGATGGCTGGGACACAACGGTTGGCGAGCGTGGCCTCAAACTGTCTGGTGGCGAAAAGCAGCGCGTGGCGATTGCCCGCACCATCCTCAAGAATCCGCCGATTCTGGTGTTCGATGAAGCTACGTCGGCGCTGGACTCCCGCACTGAAAAAGCCATTCAGGCCGAACTCGCGCATATCGCACAAAATCGCACCACGCTGATCATTGCCCATCGCCTCTCCACCATCGTCGATGCGCACCAGATTCTGGTGATGGCCGATGGCAGGATCGTCGAGCGCGGAACGCATGAGGAGCTGCTGGCGCGCGATGGTGAATATGCGCGGATGTGGGCGTTGCAGCAGAGTGAGCAGGCGGGGGAATAA
- a CDS encoding response regulator, protein MRKSVLIADDDRIVLRRLSGLLVEHFEVGTVSSAQEIIPTAEAIKPGMIVLDIEMPDGNGIDICRDIKLHPELADVPIVFVSGHDDIESRLRAYESGGQDFIVKSASSEELVAKLQAVFDLAQRRHDSETARQSAEQIAFSFLTNLGETGVVLEALRKICGAESLQAMAECILSGLAEWGLQGDIQIRHDLETINWSSHGPSSPLDISIIEHMRSHARIFQFKQRISINYPNATLLISNLPTNDDDKCGRLRDHLAILVESASNRASALLAQARLEKRTVAIDIAAHRAHTLVRQLQDQHRQIRADLRSVMFDLGRNIEHSVGLAGLTDEQELRLQKNIEIAMGEAVGSLGDDQRITDALQLLADELTLAGSQRQIH, encoded by the coding sequence ATGCGCAAAAGCGTCCTGATTGCGGACGATGATCGTATCGTGCTGCGTCGACTATCCGGCTTGCTGGTGGAGCACTTTGAGGTTGGCACCGTTTCGTCAGCTCAAGAAATCATTCCGACTGCGGAAGCCATTAAACCCGGCATGATCGTGTTGGATATCGAGATGCCGGATGGCAATGGCATTGATATTTGTCGCGATATCAAGCTGCATCCCGAGTTGGCCGATGTCCCGATCGTATTTGTGTCCGGCCATGATGACATCGAATCCAGACTACGTGCGTACGAATCAGGCGGGCAGGATTTCATCGTCAAGAGTGCAAGTTCAGAAGAGCTCGTTGCCAAGTTGCAAGCTGTGTTTGATCTGGCGCAGCGACGCCACGACTCCGAAACGGCGCGACAATCTGCCGAACAGATCGCCTTTTCCTTTCTGACCAATCTGGGTGAAACCGGGGTTGTACTTGAGGCATTGCGCAAGATTTGTGGCGCAGAATCCCTGCAAGCCATGGCTGAGTGCATTTTAAGTGGTTTAGCTGAATGGGGGTTGCAAGGCGATATTCAGATTCGACATGATCTGGAAACGATTAACTGGAGTAGCCACGGCCCGAGTTCGCCGCTCGATATTTCGATTATTGAACATATGCGTTCGCACGCCCGTATCTTCCAGTTCAAGCAACGCATTTCCATTAACTATCCCAATGCCACATTGCTGATTTCCAACCTTCCTACCAACGATGATGACAAGTGCGGCCGCCTGCGCGATCACCTTGCGATTTTGGTTGAATCAGCTTCAAATCGTGCATCGGCCTTGCTTGCGCAAGCCCGGCTGGAAAAACGCACGGTGGCCATTGATATTGCCGCGCATCGTGCCCATACCTTGGTCAGACAGCTGCAGGATCAACACCGGCAAATTCGTGCAGACCTGCGCTCTGTCATGTTTGATCTGGGACGCAATATCGAGCATAGCGTGGGGCTTGCGGGGCTCACTGACGAGCAGGAGCTTCGCCTGCAAAAGAATATCGAGATTGCCATGGGCGAGGCCGTAGGTTCACTGGGCGATGATCAGCGTATTACCGATGCATTGCAGTTACTTGCCGATGAATTAACCCTCGCCGGCTCACAACGGCAGATCCACTAA